Proteins found in one Micropterus dolomieu isolate WLL.071019.BEF.003 ecotype Adirondacks linkage group LG10, ASM2129224v1, whole genome shotgun sequence genomic segment:
- the ptrhd1 gene encoding putative peptidyl-tRNA hydrolase PTRHD1 produces MAATGAGSPSRLVQYVVVRSDLVHKLSWPLGAVITQACHAATAAIHLHYGDPDTQQYLAELDSMHKVVLGAPDETALSSLSENLTQAGVAHKLWIEQPENIPTCLALKPCPKETVQPLLRKFKLFK; encoded by the exons ATGGCAGCCACAGGAGCCGGGTCTCCCAGCCGGTTGGTCCAGTATGTGGTTGTTCGGTCGGATCTGGTCCACAAGCTGTCCTGGCCACTGGGAGCCGTTATAACTCAGGCCTGTCATGCTGCCACCGCCGCCATTCACCTTCACTACGGAGACCCGGACACACAGCAGTACTTGGCAGAGCTGGACTCAATGCATAAAGTGGTGCTTGGG GCTCCAGACGAGACCGCCCTGTCCAGTCTATCAGAGAATCTAACACAGGCTGGTGTGGCCCACAAGCTTTGGATAGAACAACCAGAGAACATCCCCACCTGCTTGGCTCTGAAGCCATGTCCAAAAGAGACTGTCCAGCCGCTGCTGCGCAAGTTCAAACTCTTCAAATGA